The proteins below are encoded in one region of Bremerella sp. P1:
- a CDS encoding Gfo/Idh/MocA family protein: MSKFPQSTRRQFLKGVAAAGAATVIIPSANRAFGFQNANDRPTFASIGLRNQGWGITNKTTPYADFAALADVDANVLAENVSKLEKKQGKKPDAYVDYRKILDRNDIDAVMIATPDHWHTKIAVEAMYAGKDVYCEKPLTLTIAEGKLIEKVVKETGRVFQVGTMQRSESGQRFLQAVALVNEGRIGKVQKVTCGINGMTGSPEIPVADVPGGLDWDMWLGPAEKVDYRALPEMRKGYGGGVPLYSNCHYSFRNWHEYSGGKLTDWGAHHVDIACWALGATDTGPSKVKPLEYELACEYKDGNPVVHDRYNVATKFKIQADMPNDVEMIITSEGDNGILFEGTEGRFFVNRGKIVGKPIEDLKEKPLPEGSIEKVYGGPVPANHSVNFIECMESRKQPISDVWSHNRMLEICHLSNIAMRLGRELNWDPEKREVIGDEQANTFLSRESRKGYEIQMG; the protein is encoded by the coding sequence ATGTCTAAATTTCCGCAAAGCACTCGTCGTCAATTCCTGAAGGGAGTTGCCGCCGCAGGTGCCGCTACGGTCATCATCCCGTCGGCCAACCGTGCGTTTGGTTTTCAAAACGCCAATGATCGTCCAACATTCGCCTCGATCGGTCTTCGCAACCAAGGTTGGGGTATCACCAACAAGACAACTCCCTACGCCGACTTTGCCGCATTGGCTGATGTCGATGCCAACGTCTTGGCCGAAAATGTTTCCAAGCTGGAAAAGAAGCAAGGTAAGAAGCCTGATGCGTACGTCGACTATCGCAAGATCCTCGATCGCAATGACATCGATGCGGTGATGATCGCGACGCCAGATCACTGGCACACCAAGATCGCCGTTGAAGCAATGTACGCCGGCAAAGATGTCTACTGCGAAAAGCCACTGACGCTGACCATTGCCGAAGGTAAGCTGATCGAAAAGGTCGTCAAGGAAACTGGCCGCGTCTTCCAGGTCGGTACCATGCAGCGCAGCGAATCGGGACAGCGTTTCCTGCAAGCCGTTGCCTTGGTCAACGAAGGCCGTATTGGCAAGGTTCAAAAGGTAACCTGCGGGATCAACGGTATGACCGGGTCTCCTGAGATTCCCGTCGCCGACGTTCCTGGTGGACTCGACTGGGATATGTGGCTCGGCCCAGCAGAAAAGGTCGACTACCGTGCCCTGCCGGAAATGCGAAAAGGCTACGGCGGCGGTGTTCCGCTTTATAGCAATTGTCATTATTCGTTCCGCAACTGGCATGAATACTCCGGTGGTAAGCTGACCGACTGGGGTGCTCACCACGTCGACATTGCGTGCTGGGCCCTGGGTGCCACCGACACCGGTCCGAGCAAGGTGAAACCGCTCGAGTACGAACTGGCCTGTGAGTACAAAGATGGCAACCCGGTTGTCCACGATCGTTACAATGTCGCGACCAAGTTCAAGATTCAGGCCGACATGCCCAACGATGTCGAGATGATCATTACCAGCGAAGGTGACAACGGGATCCTCTTTGAAGGAACCGAAGGTCGCTTCTTCGTCAATCGTGGCAAGATCGTCGGCAAGCCAATCGAAGATCTCAAGGAGAAGCCACTTCCCGAGGGCTCGATTGAAAAAGTGTACGGCGGACCAGTTCCGGCCAACCACAGCGTCAACTTCATCGAGTGCATGGAGTCTCGCAAGCAGCCGATCTCCGACGTCTGGTCTCATAACCGCATGCTCGAGATCTGCCACCTCTCGAACATCGCCATGCGATTGGGTCGCGAGCTCAATTGGGATCCGGAAAAGCGAGAGGTCATCGGCGACGAACAGGCCAACACGTTCCTTTCGCGAGAAAGCCGCAAAGGTTACGAGATCCAGATGGGCTAA
- a CDS encoding DUF1559 domain-containing protein: MRHRAKRVGFTLVELLVVIAIIGVLIALLLPAVQQAREAARRTSCRNKMKQLGLALHNYHDTFNVFPSGNMSRSGSTSDCTPDGNQCQDGMASWTVLILPFIEQGNLYEQFDFRQPLYWGFNDDFTATNPNCGTNNVNFAPQTTSVDAFHCPSDPLASGGSLTNNYMGVMGGDTFPGNNNGSAYNCRMNNSRLNYNNGMLYLNSKTGFHSATDGSSNVYLIGESKYLFQPNFCCETATWASAARINNDDSLLLNIVACTFQPNTGDNPLNNNVHMWDEMPGTVGSWHPGGCHMAMGDASVHFISENVDITTHRNLSKRSDGYPIGGLGEL, translated from the coding sequence ATGAGACATCGAGCCAAACGAGTTGGGTTTACACTCGTGGAGTTGTTGGTGGTGATCGCCATTATCGGGGTACTGATTGCCCTGCTCTTGCCCGCCGTGCAACAGGCCCGCGAAGCCGCACGACGAACGAGCTGCCGCAACAAGATGAAGCAGCTGGGCCTAGCCCTGCACAACTACCACGACACGTTCAACGTGTTCCCATCGGGAAACATGAGTCGCAGCGGTTCGACCTCGGACTGTACGCCGGATGGAAACCAGTGTCAGGATGGAATGGCTTCGTGGACGGTTCTCATTCTGCCATTTATCGAGCAAGGAAATCTCTACGAACAGTTCGACTTCCGACAGCCGCTGTACTGGGGCTTTAACGACGACTTTACCGCGACCAATCCCAACTGTGGTACGAACAACGTCAACTTTGCGCCCCAGACTACATCGGTCGACGCATTTCATTGCCCCTCGGATCCACTGGCATCGGGTGGAAGCTTGACCAACAACTACATGGGGGTCATGGGTGGCGACACGTTCCCGGGTAATAACAACGGCTCGGCTTATAACTGCCGCATGAATAACTCGCGTTTAAATTACAACAATGGCATGTTGTATTTGAATTCGAAGACAGGCTTTCATAGTGCCACCGATGGTTCATCGAATGTTTATCTCATCGGTGAAAGCAAGTATCTATTTCAACCAAACTTCTGCTGTGAAACGGCAACCTGGGCCTCGGCGGCGCGGATCAACAATGATGACTCGCTGCTTTTGAACATTGTTGCTTGTACCTTTCAGCCCAACACGGGTGATAACCCACTGAACAACAACGTTCACATGTGGGACGAGATGCCAGGTACGGTTGGAAGTTGGCACCCAGGCGGATGTCACATGGCTATGGGGGATGCTTCGGTGCATTTCATTAGCGAAAACGTCGACATCACAACACATCGTAATTTGAGCAAGCGTAGCGATGGTTATCCCATCGGTGGACTCGGAGAACTCTAA
- a CDS encoding metallopeptidase: protein MNKYVIPSLLLALVVIPCSRAMSKDTSALPAKHTTRDVEGWTVRVDDRLLEGEHKAKGERALKLLAARLVAIDVVMSEESLEKLRKIVIQLDLDYGKLKAMQYHPDKGWLKRNGYDEELAKCVHIPSVDSFLSPSENHRMPWVVLHELAHAYHDQYLGFDNARIQAVWEKFKDNESYQSVLTSPGHLREHYALTNPKEFFAEMTESYFGSNDFYPFVTGELKKDEPEVFALMKEMWGGLPGRK from the coding sequence ATGAACAAGTACGTAATCCCGTCGCTGTTACTGGCGCTGGTAGTGATTCCCTGTTCCCGTGCGATGTCGAAGGATACTTCGGCACTTCCCGCCAAGCATACGACGCGAGACGTCGAAGGATGGACCGTCCGAGTCGATGACCGCCTTCTCGAAGGTGAGCACAAGGCCAAGGGAGAGCGAGCCCTGAAACTTCTCGCCGCACGCCTTGTGGCGATTGATGTCGTCATGTCCGAGGAATCTCTGGAGAAGTTGCGTAAGATCGTGATCCAACTCGATCTTGACTACGGCAAACTAAAAGCCATGCAATATCATCCAGACAAAGGCTGGCTGAAGCGAAACGGCTACGACGAGGAACTGGCCAAGTGCGTTCATATTCCCAGCGTCGATTCGTTTCTTTCACCGTCCGAAAACCACCGGATGCCGTGGGTGGTGCTGCATGAACTGGCCCATGCCTACCATGATCAGTATCTCGGCTTTGACAATGCACGCATTCAAGCGGTATGGGAAAAGTTCAAAGACAACGAGAGCTATCAGTCAGTCCTTACTAGCCCAGGCCATCTCCGCGAACATTACGCGTTGACCAATCCGAAGGAGTTCTTCGCCGAGATGACCGAATCCTATTTCGGATCGAACGACTTCTATCCGTTTGTCACCGGCGAACTCAAGAAGGATGAACCGGAAGTCTTTGCCTTGATGAAGGAGATGTGGGGAGGCTTACCGGGTCGAAAATAG
- a CDS encoding sulfatase family protein gives MRLLVGLLLACLLVSHAEHAFGEKVKQPPNVVIIFIDDLGFGDVEFNGAKGPRTPNLNQMAAEGMKFTDFYVGCAVCSGSRTALLTGTHYQRLSMSPVLFPNSKQGLHPEEQTIADMLKEAGYRTACVGKWHLGHLPPCLPTYQGFDSYYGIPYSNDMWIDPANKLADDIDLREGVTLQEVQNGVTKRNVVPLMRDEEIIEYPCDQNTVTKRYTEEAIRFIKSESDKPFFLYLPHTMVHLPLHVSKDFQGRTDKLIWDAIEEVDWSVGEILKTLRDEQIAENTLVIFTSDNGAAVGSSLPLRAKKASVYDGGIREPTLMWWPGTIPAGTACDEITASIDLLPTLAKLCDGKLSGRRIDGVDIRSVMFTKNAEGPRESFVLMHNEGTVRHGKWKYYPWKEKKQGRDAPKGRAPSDEPVQLYDIVADIGETTNLAAQHPELCEQLQKMFEDHVADIKATRRPTAPLIRPQDASPPNNPNRKKSK, from the coding sequence ATGCGATTGCTCGTCGGACTGCTCCTGGCTTGTCTTCTCGTTTCCCATGCCGAACATGCTTTCGGCGAAAAGGTAAAGCAGCCACCTAACGTTGTGATCATCTTCATCGACGACCTTGGTTTCGGTGATGTTGAGTTCAATGGCGCCAAAGGCCCGCGGACACCTAATCTGAATCAGATGGCCGCCGAAGGCATGAAATTTACCGACTTCTATGTCGGCTGTGCGGTCTGTTCCGGATCGCGAACGGCGCTACTGACGGGCACACACTACCAGAGGCTAAGCATGAGCCCAGTCCTCTTCCCGAACAGCAAGCAAGGGCTGCACCCTGAAGAACAAACGATCGCGGACATGCTCAAGGAAGCCGGCTACCGAACGGCCTGCGTCGGCAAGTGGCACCTGGGGCATCTTCCTCCTTGTCTTCCAACTTATCAAGGATTCGACAGTTACTACGGTATCCCCTACAGCAACGATATGTGGATCGACCCGGCCAATAAACTGGCCGATGACATCGACCTTCGCGAAGGGGTCACCCTGCAGGAAGTGCAAAACGGCGTCACCAAAAGGAATGTCGTTCCGCTCATGCGCGACGAGGAAATCATCGAGTACCCGTGTGATCAAAATACCGTCACCAAACGCTACACCGAGGAAGCGATTCGTTTCATCAAATCCGAAAGCGACAAACCTTTCTTCCTGTATCTACCTCATACGATGGTTCACCTGCCATTGCACGTGAGCAAAGATTTTCAAGGACGAACCGACAAGTTGATTTGGGATGCCATTGAGGAGGTCGACTGGTCAGTCGGCGAGATTCTTAAGACGCTTCGCGATGAACAAATCGCTGAAAACACCCTGGTCATCTTTACGAGCGACAATGGCGCTGCTGTCGGTTCGTCGCTTCCACTGCGAGCCAAGAAGGCGAGCGTCTATGACGGCGGCATCCGGGAACCCACGTTAATGTGGTGGCCAGGAACGATCCCTGCCGGAACCGCATGCGATGAGATCACCGCTTCGATCGATCTCTTGCCGACACTGGCCAAACTATGCGACGGCAAGCTTTCCGGACGCAGGATCGACGGCGTCGATATCCGCTCGGTCATGTTCACGAAAAACGCCGAGGGGCCTCGAGAATCATTTGTTCTCATGCACAACGAAGGGACCGTCCGGCACGGCAAATGGAAGTATTATCCCTGGAAGGAGAAGAAGCAGGGACGTGACGCTCCGAAAGGACGCGCTCCCTCGGATGAGCCTGTGCAGCTTTACGATATCGTCGCTGACATTGGCGAGACAACCAATCTCGCCGCTCAGCATCCGGAACTTTGTGAGCAATTGCAGAAGATGTTCGAGGACCATGTCGCTGACATCAAAGCGACGCGACGTCCCACGGCACCGCTAATTCGTCCTCAAGATGCCAGCCCACCCAATAATCCCAACCGAAAAAAGTCCAAGTAA
- a CDS encoding arylsulfatase, translating into MRFSLILCTIACLYCVHVAEAEAAEAKRPNIVLIMCDDMGFSDIGCYGGEVETPNLDKLATSGMRFRTFYNNAKCEHTRASLLTGRWWHHVGASASVVYKAPTFGERMREAGYRTLMVGKWHAGQTPFQRGFDRYYGLTDGCCNFWNPGHARSGEPEPAKKRVRRWAIDGEEFKPFTPDSKDFYTTDAFTDHAVEYLETYKDEEQPFLLYVAYTAPHYPLHASEEDIAKYRGKYGEIGWDKLRQQRFAQQQKLGVLPANVTLSPRDPDLPAWSEIDEQDRDWWDLRMATYAAMIDRMDRNIGRILQKLEAIGKVDNTVIFFLSDNGACEDSADRSTVKGSMPWEVTSYLTQGRNWANASNTPYRKYKTTDYEGGTRTPMIAWWPAKIKPGTITDQPGHLIDFMPTMLELAGEKITDELPGQSLVETLGGSTNERPWPIYWQFGKAQAIRDQEWKLVKYGKGDWELYHLSEDPTELNDLAKDQPDKVQELDAKWQAWWKDKGK; encoded by the coding sequence ATGCGTTTTTCTCTGATTCTATGCACGATCGCGTGCTTGTATTGCGTTCATGTTGCCGAAGCTGAAGCAGCCGAAGCAAAGCGACCAAATATCGTCTTAATCATGTGTGATGACATGGGATTCTCAGACATTGGCTGCTACGGCGGTGAAGTCGAGACTCCCAATCTGGACAAGTTGGCGACCAGTGGAATGCGGTTTCGTACGTTCTACAATAACGCGAAGTGCGAACACACGCGGGCCTCACTTTTAACTGGGCGTTGGTGGCATCATGTGGGAGCTTCTGCAAGCGTCGTCTACAAGGCTCCGACGTTTGGCGAGCGGATGCGAGAAGCTGGTTACCGTACTCTAATGGTGGGCAAGTGGCACGCAGGCCAAACACCTTTTCAGCGAGGGTTTGATCGGTACTACGGTCTGACTGACGGTTGCTGCAACTTCTGGAACCCAGGCCACGCGCGATCAGGCGAGCCTGAACCGGCCAAGAAACGCGTTCGCCGCTGGGCGATCGATGGCGAAGAGTTCAAGCCGTTCACGCCGGATTCAAAGGACTTCTACACCACCGATGCGTTCACCGATCATGCGGTGGAGTATCTGGAAACCTACAAGGACGAAGAGCAGCCGTTTTTGCTCTACGTCGCCTACACGGCACCTCATTATCCGCTGCATGCCAGCGAGGAAGACATTGCCAAGTATCGTGGCAAGTATGGCGAGATCGGCTGGGACAAACTGCGGCAGCAGCGTTTTGCCCAACAGCAGAAACTGGGAGTACTGCCGGCGAACGTGACACTCTCGCCGCGTGATCCTGACCTACCAGCATGGAGTGAAATTGACGAGCAGGATCGCGACTGGTGGGATCTGCGCATGGCGACCTATGCCGCGATGATCGACCGCATGGACCGCAACATTGGCCGCATTCTGCAGAAGCTGGAAGCGATTGGAAAAGTGGACAACACGGTGATCTTCTTTCTTTCCGATAACGGAGCGTGTGAAGACTCGGCCGATCGTTCGACCGTGAAAGGATCGATGCCGTGGGAAGTGACCAGCTACCTGACCCAGGGACGCAACTGGGCCAATGCATCCAACACGCCGTATCGAAAGTACAAGACGACCGACTACGAAGGGGGCACACGTACGCCCATGATCGCCTGGTGGCCCGCCAAGATTAAGCCTGGCACGATCACCGACCAACCGGGTCACCTGATCGACTTCATGCCGACCATGCTTGAACTGGCTGGCGAGAAGATCACTGACGAGCTGCCAGGACAGTCACTAGTCGAAACGCTCGGTGGTTCCACCAACGAGCGCCCGTGGCCCATTTATTGGCAGTTCGGTAAAGCCCAGGCCATCCGTGACCAAGAATGGAAATTGGTGAAGTACGGGAAGGGAGACTGGGAACTCTACCATTTGAGCGAAGACCCGACCGAGCTCAACGACCTTGCCAAAGACCAGCCCGATAAGGTCCAGGAACTCGATGCCAAGTGGCAAGCGTGGTGGAAGGACAAAGGGAAGTGA